The Ciona intestinalis unplaced genomic scaffold, KH HT000068.2, whole genome shotgun sequence genome contains a region encoding:
- the LOC101242203 gene encoding sushi, von Willebrand factor type A, EGF and pentraxin domain-containing protein 1 isoform X41 has product MWNPLAVVIVVCLLLLEVSAYPHCGVSHLSRRPCGRPAIDRFNCLQRGCCYDRNAVHINIRCYYKASTLSFGNQVIGPSTTPTSTPVTTQTTSAAPSASQLIMQSLALITSNGADYTTALALLAREILGTNVYSTIEFAQKYGDDYLLLQIISAAEGKSPPNQAKLLHHGGENGYPGSQVLSQCSPQNRNNTCGNPFYTTRSSCLRWNCCWDFASRSCYHSTNNIIYMRRRCPPGFTNPPKCIEINECLSNPCMNNGVCVDKINGYKCICPISPAGPNCEIYCATPQSPRNGAVTPVKQFYNANDIVRYSCNVGYDLFGRSENVCTRSGQWSTSTPHCLEACGKPTDIANGRYSPVLTPPYYKINQVVTYACDANYVLQGSPVIICQINGQFTQTRASCIPVVVKCSNPPALLNGQFISAIEYAVNAQVRYTCNTGYRLDNSDVITCQTSGQFTSLTAVCTKVCTTPPTLANGDFTVKNNANQYDINTVLTYTCNSGYRLDNSPTITCQASGQFTALTAVCTRVIKCTNPPALMNGLYSPQQNSYSVNDVITYTCNNGYKINNSPTITCQASGQFTALAATCTKVCSTPPTLANGDFTVKNNANQYDINTVLTYTCNSGYRLDNSPTATCQASGKFTALTAVCTKVCSTPPTLANGDFTVKNNANQYDINTVLTYTCNSGYRLDNSATVTCQASGQFTALTAVCTTVCSTPPTLTNGDFTVKNKANQYDINTVLTYTCNGGYRLDKSPTITCQASGKFTSLGAVCTRVCTTPPTLANGDFTVKNNANQYDINTVLTYTCNSGYRLEKSPTVTCQASGKFTSLAAVCTTVCSTPPTLANGRFTVKNNANQYDINTVLTYTCNSGYRLDNSATITCQASGQFTSLAATCTKVCSTPPTLANGDFTVKNNANQYDINTVLTYVCNSGYRLDNSATITCQASGKFTALAATCTKVCTTPPTLANGDFTVKNNANQYDINTVLTYTCNSGYRLDNSATVTCQASGQFTALAATCTKVCTTPPTLANGDFTVKNNANQYDINTVLTYTCNSGYRLDNSATVTCQASGQFTSLAATCTKVCSTPPTLANGDFTVKNNANQYDINTVLTYTCNSGYRLDNSATVTCQASGQFSSLAATCTKVCSTPPTLANGDFTVKNNANQYDINTILTYTCNSGYRLDNSATVTCQASGQFTSLAATCTKVCLAPPVLSNGEFTPINNPAYYNINSQVTYTCNSGYRLDNSPTITCQASGQFTALAATCTKVCLAPPTLTNGQFSPVNTPAQYDINAVLTYTCNAGYKLENSPTITCQSTGQFTALSATCTRVCTTPPTLANGDFTVKANQYDINTVLTYTCNSGYRLDNSATATCQASGQFTTLTAVCTKVCSTPPALTNGDFTVKNNANQYDINTVLTYTCNSGYRLDNSATVTCQASGQFTTLTAVCTKVCSTPPTLANGDFTVKNNANQYDINTVLTYTCNSGYRLDNSATVTCQASGQFTSLAAVCTKVCSTPPTLANGDFTVKNNANQYDINTVLTYTCNSGYRLDNSATITCQASGQFTSLAATCTRVCSTPPTLANGDFTVKANQYDINTVLTYTCNSGYRLDNSATVTCQASGQFTSLAATCTKVCSTPPTLANGDFTVKNNANQYDINTVLTYTCNSGYRLDNSATVTCQASGQFTSLAATCTKVCTTPPTLANGDFTVKNNANQYDINTVLTYTCNSGYRLDNSATVTCQASGQFTSLAATCTRVCLTPPTLANGDFTVKNNANQYDINTVLTYTCNSGYRLDNSATVTCQASGQFTALTAVCTRVCSTPPTLANGDFTVKNNANQYDINTVLTYTCNSGYRLDNSATITCQASGQFTAFTAVCTKVCTTPPTLANGDFTVKNNANQYDINTVLTYTCNSGYRLDNSATVTCQASGQFTSLAAVCTLICGEPPIPANGVYAVVKTPPIFNIGDQISYSCNNGFILQGTRVNTCFEHWFV; this is encoded by the exons ATGTGGAATCCATTGGcggttgttattgttgtgtgTTTATTACTATTAGAAGTTTCAGCTTACCCGCATTGTGGTGTCTCTCACTTATCACGAAGACCATGCGGTCGTCCAGCCATTGACCGGTTTAATTGCTTACAACG CGGTTGTTGCTACGACAGAAATGCGGTTCATATCAATATTCGGTGTTATTATAAAG CTTCAACGCTCTCTTTCGGCAACCAAGTGATCGGGCCTTCAACAACACCAACATCAACACCGGTTACAACCCAAACCACATCGGCGGCTCCATCCGCAAGCCAACTAATCATGCAATCCCTCGCCTTGATTACTTCTAACGGCGCTGATTACACGACGGCGCTCGCGTTACTGGCGAGAG AGATTCTTGGAACGAATGTTTACAGTACGATAGAGTTTGCTCAAAAGTATGGAGACGATTATCTACTCTTGCAAATAATCA GTGCAGCAGAAGGAAAATCTCCCCCCAACCAAGCCA AGTTATTGCACCACGGCGGCGAAAATGGATATCCAGGAAGTCAAGTTCTTTCCCAATGCAGTCCACAGAACCGGAATAATACTTGCGGTAATCCTTTCTACACAACCAG atcGAGTTGCCTGCGATGGAACTGTTGTTGGGACTTCGCTTCAAGAAGTTGCTACCATTCCACGAATAACA TTATTTACATGAGACGTCGATGTCCACCTGGTTTTACAAACCCACCAAAATGCATTG aaataaatgaatgtttgTCAAACCCATGTATGAACAACGGTGTGTGTGTGGACAAGATTAATGGATATAAATGTATCTGCCCAATCTCCCCTGCTGGTCCAAATTGTGAAATAt ATTGCGCTACACCCCAAAGTCCCAGAAATGGAGCTGTGACCCCAGTTAAGCAGTTTTACAACGCAAACGATATTGTAAGATATTCGTGTAATGTTGGATACGATTTATTTGGAAGATCAGAAAATGTTTGCACAAGAAGTGGGCAGTGGTCGACTTCAACACCCCACTGCTTGGAAG CTTGTGGCAAACCAACCGATATCGCAAATGGTCGATACTCTCCTGTATTAACCCCACCATACTACAAGATCAACCAAGTTGTAACATATGCTTGTGATGCAAACTATGTACTGCAAGGATCTCCTGTTATTATATGCCAGATAAATGGACAATTCACGCAAACACGAGCTTCTTGCATACCag ttgttGTAAAATGTAGCAACCCACCAGCATTGTTAAATGGACAGTTTATTTCTGCAATTGAATACGCTGTCAATGCACAAGTGAGGTATACTTGTAATACTGGTTATAGACTTGATAACAGCGATGTTATTACGTGTCAAACTAGTGGACAGTTCACTTCACTCACTGCTGTCTGTACTAAAg tttgtaCAACACCACCTACACTGGCCAATGGGGATTTTACTGTGAAGAATAATGCAAACCAATATGATATCAACACTGTATTAACATATACATGCAACAGTGGTTATCGACTGGATAACAGCCCAACAATTACATGTCAAGCTAGTGGACAATTTACTGCTTTAACTGCCGTTTGTACTAGAG TTATAAAATGCACCAACCCTCCTGCACTGATGAATGGACTATACAGCCCACAACAGAATTCATACAGTGTGAATGATGTTATCACGTACACTTGTAATAATGGGTACAAGATTAACAATAGTCCAACCATAACATGCCAAGCTAGTGGACAATTTACTGCACTTGCTGCCACTTGTACTAAAG tTTGTTCAACACCCCCTACACTGGCCAATGGAGATTTTACTGTGAAGAATAATGCAAACCAATATGATATCAACACTGTATTAACATATACATGCAACAGTGGTTATCGACTGGATAACAGTCCAACAGCAACATGTCAAGCTAGTGGAAAATTTACTGCTTTAACTGCTGTTTGTACAAAAG tttgttcAACACCACCTACACTGGCCAATGGAGATTTTACTGTGAAGAATAATGCAAACCAATATGATATCAACACTGTATTAACATATACATGCAACAGTGGTTATCGATTGGATAACAGTGCAACAGTAACATGTCAAGCTAGTGGACAATTTACTGCTTTAACTGCTGTTTGTACAACAG TCTGTTCAACACCACCTACACTTACCAATGGAGATTTTACTGTGAAGAATAAAGCAAACCAATATGATATCAACACTGTATTAACATATACATGCAACGGTGGTTATCGACTAGATAAGAGTCCAACAATAACATGTCAAGCTAGTGGAAAATTTACTTCACTTGGAGCAGTTTGTACACGTG TTTGTACAACCCCACCTACACTGGCCAATGGAGATTTTACTGTGAAGAATAATGCAAACCAATATGATATCAACACTGTATTAACATATACATGCAACAGTGGTTATCGACTGGAAAAGAGTCCAACAGTAACATGTCAAGCTAGTGGAAAATTTACTTCACTTGCAGCTGTTTGTACAACag TATGTTCAACGCCACCTACATTAGCCAATGGACGTTTTACTGTGAAGAATAATGCAAACCAATATGATATCAACACTGTATTAACATATACATGCAACAGTGGTTATCGATTGGATAACAGTGCAACAATAACATGTCAAGCTAGTGGCCAATTTACTTCGCTTGCAGCTACTTGTACTAAag TTTGTTCAACACCACCTACACTGGCCAATGGAGATTTTACTGTGAAGAACAATGCAAACCAATATGATATCAACACTGTATTAACATATGTATGCAACAGTGGTTATCGACTGGATAACAGTGCAACAATAACATGTCAAGCTAGTGGAAAATTTACTGCACTTGCAGCTACTTGTACAAAAG TTTGTACAACACCACCTACACTGGCCAATGGAGATTTTACTGTGAAGAATAATGCAAACCAATATGATATCAACACTGTATTAACATATACATGCAACAGTGGTTATCGATTGGATAACAGTGCAACAGTAACATGTCAAGCTAGTGGACAATTTACTGCATTAGCAGCTACTTGTACAAAAG TTTGTACAACACCACCTACACTGGCCAATGGAGATTTTACTGTGAAGAATAATGCAAACCAATATGATATCAACACTGTATTAACATATACATGCAACAGTGGTTATCGACTGGATAACAGTGCAACAGTAACATGTCAAGCTAGTGGACAATTTACTTCACTTGCAGCTACTTGTACTAAAG TTTGTTCAACACCACCTACACTGGCCAATGGAGATTTTACTGTGAAGAATAATGCAAACCAATATGATATCAACACTGTATTAACATATACATGCAACAGTGGTTATCGACTGGATAACAGTGCAACAGTAACATGTCAAGCTAGTGGACAATTTTCTTCACTTGCAGCTACTTGTACtaaag TTTGTTCAACACCACCTACACTGGCCAATGGAGATTTTACTGTGAAGAATAATGCAAATCAATATGATATCAACACTATATTAACATATACATGCAACAGTGGTTATCGACTGGATAACAGTGCAACAGTAACATGTCAAGCTAGTGGTCAATTTACTTCACTTGCAGCTACTTGTACGAAAG TTTGTCTTGCACCTCCTGTCCTGAGTAATGGAGAGTTTACTCCGATTAACAATCCTGCATATTATAACATTAACTCgcaagttacatatacatgCAACAGTGGTTATCGACTAGATAACAGTCCAACAATAACATGTCAAGCTAGTGGACAATTTACTGCTCTTGCTGCAACTTGTACTAAAG TATGCTTGGCACCACCCACTTTGACAAATGGACAGTTCAGTCCTGTGAATACACCAGCTCAATATGATATCAATGCTGTGCTAACCTACACATGCAACGCCGGGTATAAACTGGAAAACTCACCCACCATAACATGCCAAAGCACTGGGCAGTTCACTGCACTATCAGCTACTTGTACAAGAG TATGTACAACACCACCTACACTGGCCAATGGAGATTTTACTGTGAAGGCAAACCAATATGATATTAACACTGTATTGACATATACATGCAACAGTGGTTATCGACTGGATAACAGTGCAACAGCAACATGTCAAGCTAGTGGACAATTTACAACATTAACTGCTGTTTGCACAAAAG TCTGTTCAACACCACCTGCACTGACCAATGGAGATTTTACTGTGAAGAATAATGCAAACCAATATGATATTAACACTGTATTAACATATACATGCAACAGTGGTTATCGACTGGATAACAGTGCAACAGTAACATGTCAAGCTAGTGGGCAATTTACTACATTAACTGCTGTTTGTACCAAag TTTGTTCAACACCACCTACACTGGCCAATGGAGATTTTACTGTGAAGAATAATGCAAACCAATATGATATCAACACTGTATTAACATATACATGCAACAGTGGTTATCGACTGGATAACAGTGCAACAGTAACATGCCAAGCTAGTGGACAATTTACTTCGCTTGCAGCTGTTTGTACTAAAG TTTGTTCAACACCACCTACACTGGCCAATGGAGATTTTACTGTGAAGAATAATGCAAACCAATATGATATCAACACTGTATTAACATATACATGCAACAGTGGTTATCGACTGGATAACAGTGCCACAATTACATGTCAAGCTAGTGGACAATTTACTTCGTTGGCAGCTACTTGTACCAGAG TATGTTCAACACCACCCACACTGGCCAATGGAGATTTTACTGTGAAGGCAAACCAATATGATATTAACACTGTATTAACATATACATGCAACAGTGGTTATCGACTGGATAACAGTGCAACAGTAACATGTCAAGCTAGTGGACAATTTACTTCACTTGCAGCTACTTGTACTAAAG TTTGTTCAACACCACCTACACTGGCCAATGGAGATTTTACTGTGAAGAATAATGCAAACCAATATGATATCAACACTGTATTAACATATACATGCAACAGTGGTTATCGACTGGATAACAGTGCAACAGTAACATGTCAAGCTAGTGGACAATTTACCTCGCTTGCAGCTACTTGTACTAAAG tttgtacAACACCACCTACACTGGCCAATGGAGATTTTACTGTAAAGAATAATGCAAACCAATATGATATCAACACTGTATTAACATATACATGCAACAGTGGTTATCGACTGGATAACAGTGCAACAGTAACATGTCAAGCTAGTGGACAATTTACTTCACTTGCAGCTACTTGTACCAGAG TTTGTTTAACACCACCTACACTGGCCAATGGAGATTTTACTGTGAAGAATAATGCAAACCAATATGATATCAACACTGTATTAACATATACATGCAACAGTGGTTATCGACTGGATAACAGTGCAACAGTAACATGTCAAGCTAGTGGGCAATTTACTGCTTTAACTGCTGTTTGTACAAgag TTTGTTCAACACCACCTACACTGGCCAATGGAGATTTTACTGTGAAGAATAATGCAAACCAATATGATATCAACACTGTATTAACATATACATGCAACAGTGGTTATCGACTGGATAACAGTGCAACAATAACATGTCAAGCTAGTGGACAATTTACTGCTTTTACTGCTGTCTGCACTAAAG TTTGTACAACACCACCTACACTGGCCAATGGGGATTTTACTGTGAAGAATAATGCAAACCAATATGATATCAACACTGTATTAACATATACATGCAACAGTGGTTATCGACTGGATAACAGTGCAACAGTAACATGTCAAGCTAGTGGACAATTTACTTCACTTGCAGCTGTTTGTACATTAA tttgtgGTGAACCACCTATACCAGCCAATGGAGTTTACGCTGTTGTTAAAACTCCCCCAATATTCAACATTGGAGACCAGATATCTTACTCATGTAACAACGGATTCATCTTGCAAGGCACAAGAGTAAATACATGCTTTGAACACTGGTTTGTTTGA